A stretch of Natronococcus sp. CG52 DNA encodes these proteins:
- a CDS encoding carbamoyltransferase family protein, with protein MPSYTLACKPAIGLYGQHDPSAVLFENGTPIFGIEEERLTRDKHAVDTFPEKAIRACLEYRDLDLPDLERILLPYDPQLRSRIRRHYLVDAVTAPGIARKVSALERTIIDEVRSQFLPTRQVESRLESIGTPVPSVECRSHHRCHAASAFHPSGFDDALVLTIDAKGEYDSTAIWRGTEDGLSRIRTYEHPNSLGLFFAIVTEYLGYRMFNGEGKVMGLAPYGERRPEIERTLRGLIDTGVDYDVTALTKRWGTGYGVEQLEEAFDRPRNDDPGEFDRWQKDLAHTAQKLLEETVCEIVEAYLGASRSNRVALAGGVALNCKLNKRVRELEAVDETFVQPVAHDAGLALGAGWLDRRPADVEPQSTVYFGPEYETGEIESLLETNKIEYAKPDDLERYVAERLADGALVGWFQGRLEIGPRALGGRSILADPRTAESRDRVNRYVKHREEWRPFAPSMLESAAPEYLVDGQRAPFMIDTFDVREEKLDELEAVIHPADGSTRPQTVDREQHPRYHRLISEFESITDVPAVLNTSFNDHGEPIVNTPTEAIKDFYGMGLDVLVLEDCVVEKRAAKTDDGERERDAVVGGPGR; from the coding sequence ATGCCATCGTATACCCTCGCCTGTAAACCCGCGATCGGGCTGTACGGCCAGCACGATCCGAGTGCCGTCCTCTTCGAGAACGGAACCCCGATCTTTGGAATCGAAGAAGAGCGGCTGACGCGGGACAAACACGCCGTCGACACGTTCCCCGAGAAGGCGATCCGTGCGTGTCTCGAATACCGCGATCTCGATCTTCCCGATCTCGAGCGAATTCTGCTGCCGTACGACCCGCAGCTGCGCTCCCGAATCCGGCGCCACTACCTCGTCGACGCGGTTACGGCACCCGGGATCGCCAGAAAGGTGTCCGCGCTCGAGCGAACGATCATCGACGAGGTGCGAAGTCAGTTCCTGCCGACGCGGCAGGTCGAGTCCCGCCTCGAGTCGATCGGAACGCCGGTGCCCTCGGTCGAGTGTCGCTCGCACCACCGTTGCCACGCGGCGAGCGCGTTTCACCCGTCCGGGTTCGACGACGCGCTCGTGCTGACGATCGACGCGAAAGGGGAGTACGACTCGACCGCCATCTGGCGCGGCACCGAAGACGGGCTGTCGCGGATTCGCACGTACGAACACCCGAACAGTCTTGGCCTGTTTTTCGCGATCGTAACCGAGTACCTCGGCTACCGCATGTTCAACGGCGAGGGGAAGGTGATGGGGCTGGCACCCTACGGCGAACGGCGACCGGAGATCGAACGAACGCTTCGCGGGCTGATCGACACCGGGGTCGATTACGACGTGACGGCACTGACGAAGCGGTGGGGGACCGGCTACGGCGTCGAGCAACTCGAGGAGGCGTTCGACCGCCCGCGTAACGACGATCCCGGCGAGTTCGACCGGTGGCAGAAAGACCTCGCACACACGGCCCAGAAACTCCTCGAGGAGACGGTCTGTGAGATCGTCGAGGCCTACCTCGGCGCTTCCCGGTCGAACCGCGTCGCGCTGGCGGGCGGCGTCGCGCTGAACTGCAAGCTCAACAAACGCGTCAGGGAGCTCGAGGCCGTCGACGAGACGTTCGTCCAGCCGGTGGCACACGACGCCGGGCTCGCGCTCGGCGCGGGCTGGCTCGACCGGCGCCCCGCCGACGTCGAGCCGCAGTCGACGGTCTACTTCGGCCCCGAGTACGAGACCGGCGAGATCGAGTCGCTGCTCGAGACCAACAAGATCGAGTACGCGAAGCCGGACGACCTCGAGCGATACGTCGCCGAACGGCTCGCCGACGGCGCGCTCGTCGGCTGGTTCCAGGGGCGACTCGAGATCGGACCGCGCGCCCTCGGCGGTCGCAGCATCCTCGCCGATCCCCGGACCGCCGAGTCGCGCGACCGGGTCAACCGGTACGTCAAACACCGCGAGGAGTGGCGACCGTTCGCCCCCTCGATGCTCGAATCGGCGGCACCTGAGTACCTCGTCGACGGCCAACGGGCACCGTTCATGATCGACACGTTCGACGTCCGCGAGGAGAAACTCGACGAACTCGAGGCCGTGATCCACCCGGCAGACGGCTCGACGCGACCCCAGACGGTCGACCGCGAGCAGCATCCGCGCTACCACCGGCTGATCTCCGAGTTCGAGTCGATCACCGATGTCCCGGCCGTGTTGAACACCTCGTTCAACGACCACGGGGAGCCGATCGTCAACACGCCGACGGAGGCGATCAAGGACTTCTACGGGATGGGCCTGGACGTGCTCGTGCTCGAGGACTGCGTCGTCGAGAAGCGGGCGGCGAAGACGGACGACGGCGAGCGCGAACGCGACGCCGTCGTCGGCGGGCCCGGGCGGTAG
- a CDS encoding inorganic phosphate transporter, with product MIETLLLIGILVVVFVGYNIGGATTGVSFGPAVGARVLSKLGAAVLMSIFFVLGGWIVGPAVVETLGEGIIEEQRFLTLETGIAILFFIGLALFFGNLFGVPASTSMTAVGSIAGLGLATDTLNWATMGEIVSWWIVAPIVAFWISAVVGRYLYTTINERIAISRRQTHLWVVDRSSAVPKIGIAEGTGRREITGSLVVVAIGCYMAFSSGASNVANAVAPLVGSGALAMESGVILAGVAVTIGAFTIARRTLETMGNDITNLPLTAAVVVMTVSATIVTLLSAIGIPVQLVVVATMSIIGLGWGRATRTITASEVIHGEGEATVSVGSLTIEKEGESAPEIGEEAVESIPYASDLFDPSTTARVIVIQNFVPALATIGAFLTFRYVPVFGF from the coding sequence GTGATAGAGACGCTCTTACTGATCGGCATTCTGGTAGTGGTTTTCGTGGGATACAATATCGGCGGCGCGACGACCGGCGTTTCGTTCGGTCCGGCGGTCGGCGCACGCGTTCTCTCGAAACTCGGCGCGGCGGTACTGATGTCGATTTTCTTCGTCCTCGGGGGGTGGATCGTCGGCCCGGCCGTCGTCGAGACGCTCGGCGAAGGGATCATCGAGGAGCAGCGGTTTCTGACGCTCGAGACGGGCATCGCGATCCTCTTTTTCATCGGTCTGGCGTTGTTCTTCGGCAACCTTTTCGGGGTACCCGCGTCGACCTCGATGACCGCCGTGGGTTCGATCGCCGGCCTCGGTCTGGCGACCGACACGCTCAATTGGGCGACGATGGGCGAGATCGTCTCCTGGTGGATCGTCGCCCCGATCGTCGCGTTCTGGATCAGCGCCGTCGTCGGCCGGTACCTCTACACGACGATCAACGAGCGGATCGCCATCTCCCGTCGACAGACCCACCTCTGGGTGGTCGATCGCTCTTCGGCGGTCCCGAAAATCGGGATCGCCGAGGGAACCGGCCGCCGAGAAATCACCGGCTCACTGGTCGTCGTCGCCATCGGCTGTTACATGGCGTTCAGTTCCGGCGCTTCGAACGTCGCGAACGCCGTCGCACCGCTCGTCGGCAGCGGCGCCCTCGCGATGGAGAGCGGCGTGATCCTCGCGGGTGTCGCCGTCACCATCGGCGCGTTCACCATCGCCCGGCGAACGCTCGAAACGATGGGGAACGACATCACGAACTTGCCGCTGACCGCGGCGGTCGTCGTGATGACGGTCTCGGCGACGATCGTCACGCTCTTATCGGCGATCGGTATCCCCGTTCAACTGGTGGTCGTCGCGACGATGAGCATTATCGGGCTCGGTTGGGGTCGGGCGACTCGAACGATAACGGCCTCCGAGGTGATACACGGCGAGGGCGAGGCGACCGTCTCCGTCGGTTCGTTGACCATCGAAAAAGAAGGCGAGTCGGCGCCGGAAATCGGCGAAGAGGCGGTCGAGAGCATCCCGTACGCGTCGGATCTTTTCGACCCGTCGACGACCGCTCGCGTCATCGTCATCCAGAACTTCGTCCCCGCTCTCGCGACGATCGGCGCGTTTCTCACCTTCCGGTACGTGCCGGTCTTCGGCTTTTGA
- the aroA gene encoding 3-phosphoshikimate 1-carboxyvinyltransferase, producing the protein MDVTISPSRVQGRARAPPSKSYTHRAILAAGYADGATVRDALWSADTKATARAVDLFGGDVDRTADGTLDIEGFDGQPGVPADVIDCENSGTTMRLVTAAAALADGTSVLTGDSSLRSRPQGPLLEAIADLGGDAYSTRGNGQAPLVVTGPITGTEVSIPGDVSSQYITALLMAGAVTEEGLEIDLETELKSAPYVDITLEMLADFGIETERTETGFAVEGGQRYEPTDGEYRVPGDFSSISYLLAAGAIAGDEGVRVEGAQPSAQGDTAIVEIVERMGADVDWNREDGTIDVSATALQEVEVSVEDTPDLLPTIATLGAIADGDTRIVDAEHVRYKETDRVSAMAEELGKLGVETTEEQDALTVHGGESNLEGARVDGRGDHRIVMALALAGLVADGETTIAGAEHVDVSFPNFFDALEELGATLERDD; encoded by the coding sequence ATGGACGTCACGATCTCGCCGTCTCGAGTACAGGGGCGGGCGCGGGCACCGCCGTCGAAGAGCTACACGCACCGAGCGATCCTCGCCGCCGGCTACGCGGACGGCGCGACCGTCCGCGACGCGCTCTGGAGCGCCGACACGAAAGCGACCGCTCGCGCCGTCGACCTGTTCGGCGGCGACGTCGATCGAACCGCCGACGGGACCCTCGATATCGAGGGATTCGACGGCCAGCCCGGCGTTCCGGCGGACGTCATCGACTGCGAGAACAGCGGGACGACGATGCGGCTGGTGACGGCCGCAGCAGCACTCGCCGACGGAACGTCGGTCCTCACCGGCGACTCCTCGCTCCGAAGCCGGCCACAGGGGCCGCTGCTCGAGGCCATCGCGGACCTCGGCGGCGACGCCTACAGCACCCGCGGAAACGGGCAGGCGCCGCTGGTCGTTACCGGGCCGATCACGGGCACCGAGGTCTCCATTCCCGGCGACGTCTCCTCGCAGTACATCACCGCCTTGCTGATGGCCGGCGCCGTCACCGAGGAGGGGCTCGAGATCGACCTCGAGACCGAACTCAAGTCCGCACCCTACGTCGATATCACGCTCGAGATGCTCGCAGACTTCGGCATCGAGACCGAACGGACCGAAACCGGATTCGCGGTCGAGGGCGGCCAGCGCTACGAACCCACGGACGGGGAGTACCGCGTCCCCGGCGACTTCTCGTCGATCTCCTACCTGCTCGCCGCGGGCGCGATCGCCGGCGACGAGGGTGTCCGCGTCGAGGGAGCACAGCCGAGCGCGCAGGGCGACACGGCCATCGTCGAAATCGTCGAGCGGATGGGTGCCGACGTCGACTGGAACCGCGAGGACGGCACGATCGACGTCTCGGCGACGGCCCTCCAGGAAGTCGAGGTCTCCGTCGAGGACACGCCGGACCTCCTGCCGACGATCGCGACGCTCGGCGCGATCGCCGACGGCGACACGCGGATCGTCGACGCCGAGCACGTCCGCTACAAGGAGACCGACCGAGTGAGCGCGATGGCCGAAGAGCTGGGCAAGTTGGGCGTCGAAACGACGGAAGAGCAGGACGCGCTGACGGTCCACGGCGGCGAGTCGAATCTCGAGGGGGCCCGAGTGGACGGCCGCGGCGACCACCGCATCGTGATGGCGCTCGCGCTCGCCGGTCTGGTCGCCGACGGCGAGACGACGATCGCGGGCGCGGAACACGTCGACGTCTCCTTCCCGAACTTCTTCGACGCCCTCGAGGAACTGGGGGCGACGCTCGAGCGCGACGACTGA
- a CDS encoding GNAT family N-acetyltransferase has translation MRAPERPTFESQASKEIYQYVERHGTAARHRVREMASLPPERFRSELGELKAKGYLEETGGTVRLALDVGSVEKYDTTEATYTIRPAQHRDFDDLVDAIREVTSTETYVVAETVAEQLLYEDAVTRHNTVQSRVFFVATVDDAVAGWVHLDLPQVEKLHETAQLTVGVRPDHRRRGVASALLSRGVDWAEANGYRKVYNSVPATNDEALAFLENHGWHTEGIRKNHYTIDEEFVDEVLMAYAF, from the coding sequence ATGCGCGCACCCGAACGGCCGACGTTCGAGAGCCAGGCGAGCAAAGAGATCTACCAGTACGTCGAACGTCACGGAACGGCGGCTCGACACCGGGTCCGGGAGATGGCGTCGCTCCCGCCGGAGCGGTTCCGGTCGGAACTCGGCGAGCTGAAAGCGAAAGGGTACCTCGAGGAGACCGGCGGTACCGTCCGGCTCGCGCTCGACGTCGGCTCCGTCGAGAAGTACGACACCACCGAGGCGACCTACACCATCCGTCCCGCACAGCACAGGGACTTCGACGACCTCGTCGACGCGATCCGGGAAGTGACCTCGACGGAGACGTACGTCGTCGCGGAGACCGTCGCCGAACAGTTGCTGTACGAGGACGCGGTGACGCGCCACAACACCGTCCAGTCGCGGGTCTTCTTCGTCGCCACCGTCGACGACGCCGTCGCCGGATGGGTTCACCTCGATCTGCCCCAGGTGGAGAAACTCCACGAGACGGCCCAGCTCACCGTCGGCGTTCGACCGGATCATCGCAGACGGGGTGTCGCCAGCGCGCTCCTCTCTCGAGGAGTCGACTGGGCCGAGGCGAACGGGTACCGGAAGGTGTACAACAGCGTTCCGGCGACCAACGACGAAGCGCTCGCGTTCCTCGAGAACCACGGCTGGCACACCGAAGGAATCCGCAAGAATCACTACACGATCGACGAGGAGTTCGTCGACGAGGTGCTGATGGCGTACGCGTTCTGA
- a CDS encoding alkaline phosphatase family protein: MRTDLESQLRERLTQGGYLFPDYDGYCFANVPETAVSVLDDGFDRRLPDDVLAGVETDVDNVVLFLLDGFGYEHWKRYCEERALLSALADRGTVTPLTAIYPSETAAALTTVHTGRPPVEHGLLGWFQYLESAGRIIEALPFRTLEGESLADASPGSDARELFEGETVYERARERGIESYAIQPNEFVDSGYTRATAVGAERVGYDTAADLAVTIRRTLEDSSDPTYVYAYEPTIDAISHAEGTGTERYRANLEAILERLRYELVDRLDSDVAERTLLLVTADHGIVDTVPEENVEMTEWNDWPALRETFRRDGAGEPRLPTGSPRNVHVHVRPDRVQEAREIVESNAIRTFTREEALERGLFGPGTPSSLFERRCGDLIAVHRNRGMWWWEMASIGMHGGLTREEMLVPFAAARLDALQR; encoded by the coding sequence GTGCGTACCGATCTCGAGTCCCAGCTTCGCGAGCGTCTGACCCAGGGAGGATACCTGTTCCCCGATTACGACGGGTACTGCTTCGCGAACGTCCCCGAGACGGCGGTTTCGGTGCTCGACGACGGCTTCGACCGACGGCTCCCCGACGATGTCCTCGCGGGCGTCGAGACGGACGTCGATAACGTCGTCCTGTTCCTCCTCGACGGCTTCGGCTACGAGCACTGGAAGCGCTACTGCGAGGAGCGGGCGCTCCTCTCGGCGCTCGCCGATCGCGGCACGGTGACGCCGCTGACGGCGATCTACCCCTCGGAAACGGCCGCGGCGCTGACGACCGTCCACACCGGTCGGCCGCCGGTCGAGCACGGGCTGCTCGGCTGGTTCCAGTACCTCGAGTCCGCCGGGCGAATCATCGAAGCGCTTCCGTTTCGGACTCTCGAGGGCGAATCGCTCGCCGACGCGTCGCCGGGGTCGGACGCTCGAGAGCTGTTCGAGGGGGAGACGGTCTACGAGCGCGCACGAGAGCGCGGGATCGAGAGCTACGCGATCCAGCCGAACGAGTTCGTCGACTCGGGGTACACGCGAGCGACCGCCGTCGGCGCGGAGCGGGTGGGGTACGACACCGCGGCGGATCTCGCGGTGACGATCCGACGGACTCTCGAGGACTCCTCCGATCCGACCTACGTCTACGCCTACGAGCCGACGATCGACGCCATCTCGCACGCCGAGGGGACGGGGACCGAACGCTACCGGGCGAACCTCGAGGCGATCCTCGAGCGCCTGCGCTACGAACTGGTCGACCGACTCGACTCCGACGTCGCGGAGCGAACGCTGCTGCTGGTGACGGCCGACCACGGGATCGTCGACACCGTCCCCGAGGAAAACGTCGAGATGACCGAGTGGAACGACTGGCCCGCGCTGCGGGAGACGTTCCGCCGCGATGGCGCCGGCGAGCCGCGTCTTCCGACCGGCAGCCCCCGGAACGTCCACGTTCACGTTCGGCCGGATCGAGTGCAGGAAGCGCGCGAGATCGTCGAGTCGAACGCGATAAGGACGTTTACGCGCGAGGAGGCGCTCGAGCGCGGCCTGTTCGGCCCGGGGACCCCGTCGTCGCTGTTCGAGCGCCGGTGTGGCGACCTGATCGCCGTCCACCGGAACCGAGGAATGTGGTGGTGGGAGATGGCGTCGATCGGGATGCACGGCGGGCTCACGCGCGAGGAGATGCTGGTTCCGTTCGCCGCAGCACGGCTCGACGCGTTGCAGCGGTAA
- the aroC gene encoding chorismate synthase yields MNGNRFGRLFQVTTFGESHGEAMGCTVSGCPAGLELSEEDIQADLDRRKPGQSMITTSRGEPDDVSIKSGVQDGYTTGTPIGLVIQNKDARSGKYEPFITAPRPSHGDFTYSAKFGTRNWGGGGRSSARETVNWVAAGAVAKKLLAREGIELKAHVNQIGDVEAPEVSFEEILEHSEANDVRCAHPETAAEMQELIEEYQDEGDSIGGSIYFEAQGVPVGLGAPRFDSLSARLGQAMMAVPATTAFEFGLGREAREWTGKDRNDDWEFDSEGNPTPVENDHGGIQGGISSGEPIYGEVTLHAPTSIPKSQQTADWETGELKEEQVIGRHDPVLPPRGVPVVEAMLALTLVDFMLLSGRLNPDRVDGQPGEYDTEYHPSNPRNE; encoded by the coding sequence ATGAACGGCAACCGTTTCGGTCGCCTCTTCCAGGTGACCACGTTCGGCGAGAGCCACGGAGAGGCGATGGGCTGCACCGTTTCAGGGTGTCCCGCCGGCCTCGAGCTTTCCGAGGAAGACATCCAGGCGGACCTCGATCGGCGCAAACCGGGTCAGTCGATGATCACGACCAGCCGCGGCGAACCCGACGACGTCTCGATCAAGTCGGGCGTCCAGGACGGCTACACGACCGGGACGCCGATCGGGCTCGTCATCCAGAACAAGGACGCCCGCTCGGGCAAGTACGAACCCTTCATCACCGCGCCGCGGCCCTCCCACGGCGACTTCACTTACTCCGCGAAGTTCGGGACCCGCAACTGGGGCGGCGGCGGGCGCTCCTCGGCCCGGGAGACGGTCAACTGGGTCGCCGCGGGCGCGGTCGCGAAGAAGCTGCTCGCTCGCGAGGGGATCGAACTCAAGGCTCACGTCAACCAGATCGGCGACGTCGAGGCTCCCGAGGTGAGCTTCGAGGAGATCCTCGAGCACAGCGAGGCAAACGACGTCCGCTGTGCCCACCCCGAGACGGCCGCGGAGATGCAGGAACTGATCGAGGAGTACCAGGACGAGGGCGACTCCATCGGCGGCTCGATCTACTTCGAGGCCCAGGGCGTCCCCGTCGGTCTCGGCGCGCCCCGGTTCGACTCCCTTTCGGCGAGACTCGGGCAGGCTATGATGGCGGTTCCCGCGACGACGGCGTTCGAGTTCGGCCTCGGGCGCGAGGCCCGCGAGTGGACGGGCAAGGATCGCAACGACGACTGGGAGTTCGATTCCGAAGGGAACCCGACGCCCGTCGAGAACGACCACGGCGGGATTCAGGGCGGGATATCGAGCGGCGAACCGATCTACGGCGAGGTGACCCTGCACGCCCCGACGTCGATCCCGAAGAGCCAGCAGACGGCCGACTGGGAGACCGGCGAACTCAAAGAGGAGCAGGTTATCGGCCGACACGATCCGGTTCTGCCGCCGCGCGGCGTCCCGGTCGTCGAGGCGATGCTGGCGCTGACGCTCGTCGACTTCATGCTGCTGTCGGGTCGGCTCAACCCGGATCGCGTCGACGGTCAGCCCGGCGAGTACGACACTGAGTACCACCCGAGCAACCCGCGAAACGAGTAG